One segment of Carcharodon carcharias isolate sCarCar2 chromosome 16, sCarCar2.pri, whole genome shotgun sequence DNA contains the following:
- the pdcb gene encoding phosducin b has translation MCDEVESSIECQEENQSLLEKTSPLSQTKVHFTTYLSRMERGQSWDEDVESDSNLEMSAINTGPKGVINDWRKFKLESEDQETTPSNKRQLLRQLSSPYRSPSKDKGTNEKFSRKMSVQEYEMIQGKEDEACLRKYRKQCMKEMHQQLSFGPHFGVVYDLENGEQFLEVIEKELKKTTLVVNIYEDGVKGCDSLINCLTCLALEYPLVKFCKIKASNTGASDRFADHVLPALLVYKAGELIGNFIHITEQLGEEFFAVDVESFLNEYGLLPEREFTACENASDGSDVDIE, from the exons GTACATTTCACTACATACCTATCCAGAATGGAGCGTGGACAAAGCTGGGATGAAGATGTGGAATCTGATTCAAATCTTGAAATGTCAGCTATAAACACAG GTCCAAAAGGGGTAATAAATGACTGGAGAAAGTTTAAGCTGGAGAGTGAGGACCAAGAAACCACTCCTTCAAACAAAAGGCAACTCCTTAGGCAACTGTCATCACCATACCGATCTCCCAGTAAAGACAAAGGCACAAATGAGAAATTCAGTCGTAAG atgagtgtgcaggaatacGAAATGATCCAGGGCAAGGAAGATGAGGCCTGCCTTCGTAAATACCGCAAGCAGTGCATGAAGGAAATGCATCAACAGCTGAGCTTCGGGCCTCATTTTGGAGTGGTCTATGATCTAGAGAACGGCGAGCAATTTTTGGAAGTGATTGAAAAAGAATTGAAAAAAACCACCTTGGTGGTGAACATTTACGAAGATGGAGTGAAGGGCTGCGATTCTCTGATTAATTGCTTAACATGCCTTGCTTTGGAGTACCCCTTGGTCAAGTTCTGTAAAATAAAGGCCTCCAACACCGGGGCTAGTGACCGCTTCGCTGATCATGTCCTCCCAGCATTATTGGTGTACAAGGCGGGCGAGCTGATCGGCAACTTCATACACATCACTGAGCAGCTGGGTGAAGAATTTTTTGCGGTGGATGTTGAATCCTTCCTAAATGAATATGGCCTTTTGCCAGAAAGGGAATTCACTGCTTGTGAAAACGCCAGTGATGGTAGCGATGTAGATATTGAATAA